The sequence below is a genomic window from Harmonia axyridis chromosome 1, icHarAxyr1.1, whole genome shotgun sequence.
GTTCTATCATGAAAGACTGGATTACTCGCTAACTTCTTGGCAATCTGATTGTCGTTATATATGCATATACGGTCCAATTTTTCCATCAGCTCACAGAACGTTGTTCAAATAGATGGATTTTTTCGCTGCCTCACTGTAGCCATGTACTCCGCTTCGGTTGTCGATAAGGCTACTGTCTTCTGCTTGTAGCTTTTCCAGGAAATATATCCTCCTGAAAACTTGAAGACATATCTGGAGGATGACATGCAAACTGGGTTCGGATCAGACTTGTCTCTCAATTTCATAACGAGGTATTTAGTTCCTTTCAGATAACTCAGGACACGCTTAGCACTTTGTCAATGGTGTTTCCTGTATCATGAATTATATCGACTAAAAAGGTTAACGGAATGAGCTATATCTGGTCGTGTCATAACAGCTTGATGCATTAAGCTTCCTATTAATTATTGATATGGCGTTTTTGGTTCTAATATCTCACTCTCCAAATCGTTTAAAACTATTGTCAAGAGATGTACAAAAGTCTTACAATCTGACATGTTGAATCGTTTCAATAAACCATATACAGTCATTAGTTCCTCACAAGCCTCGTGTTTGCGAGGATCACTTCCTTCTGCGCTGTGCTTACAAGCTATCTATCTAAGCCCAGTCTCAGCGTGTTCTCAAGCAGATGTTTTTCCACCAACCCATTTGTTGACATGACCATCGGGAGTATAGCAGTCGATTTCAGGCCATATATCGTTTTCATCTCAAATGCCAGATCGTGATATTTCGTCAGTTTTTCGACGAACGCTTTAGTCATATTGTCATCGGCCGGGATAGTGACGTCCAGTATACTCaacgatttttcttttttatttaaaagcAGAATATCCAGTCGGTTATGTTGACCGGTCTGTCCATCGTGATGAACGTatcccatatatatatatatatatatatatatatatatatatatatatatatatatatatatatatatatattttttttttttttttttttaatttcacacttTAGTGGTACTTCTTACAGGGCTTCCCGGGTATTTCTACCAAGAGAAGATCTGCTCCTCAGTGTGGATAGATGACCTGTCTGATGATATTCACAGTGCCAAGCAAAACGGCTTTTTGCATCCATGTAATGGTATTATTTTGCATTTCTAGATCTTTGATATGCTGGACAGTTTTCTTTAGTACCagtccatatatatatatatatatatatatatacatatatatatatatatatatatatatatatatatatatatatatatatatatatatatatatatatatatatatatatatatatatatatatatatatatatatatatatatatatatatatatcagctatatatatatatatatatatatatatatatatatatatatatatatatatatatatatatatatatatatatatatatatatatatatatatatatatatatatatcagctatatatatatatatatatatatatatatatatatatatatatatatatatatatatatatatatatatatatatatatcagctatatatatatatatatatatatatatgggatACGTTCATCACGATGGACAGACCGGTCAACATAACCGACTGGATATTCTgcttttaaataaaaaagaaaaatcgttGAGTATACTGGACGTCACTATCCCGGCCGATGACAATATGACTAAAGCGTTCGTCGAAAAACTGACGAAATATCACGATCTGGCATTTGAGATGAAAACGATATATGGCCTGAAATCGACTGCTATACTCCCGATGGTCATGTCAACAAATGGGTTGGTGGAAAAACATCTGCTTGAGAACACGCTGAGACTGGGCTTAGATAGAGAGCTTGTAAGCACAGCGCAGAAGGAAGTGATCCTCGCAAACACGAGGCTTGTGAGGAACTAATGACTGTATATGGTTTATTGAAACGATTCAACATGTCAGATTGTAAGACTTTTGTACATCTCTTGACAATAGTTTTAAACGATTTGGAGAGTGAGATATTAGAACCAAAAACGCCATATCAATAATTAATAGGAAGCTTAATGCATCAAGCTGTTATGACACGACCAGATATAGCTCATTCCGTTAACCTTTTTAGTCGATATAATTCATGATACAGGAAACACCATTGACAAAGTGCTAAGCGTGTCCTGAGTTATCTGAAAGGAACTAAATACCTCGTTATGAAATTGAGAGACAAGTCTGATCCGAACCCAGTTTGCATGTCATCCTCCAGATATGTCTTCAAGTTTTCAGGAGGATATATTTCCTGGAAAAGCTACAAGCAGAAGACAGTAGCCTTATCGACAACCGAAGCGGAGTACATGGCTACAGTGAGGCAGCGAAAAAATCCATCTATTTGAACAACGTTCTGTGAGCTGATGGAAAAATTGGACCGTATATGCATATATAACGACAATCAGATTGCCAAGAAGTTAGCGAGTAATCCAGTCTTTCATGATAGAACCATACAaatagatattaatttatattttttggaaGATGCGGTGactgaaattaaaattaattcaatgtaTATGCCAACTGATAAGATGGTTGCTGATATATTGACAAAGCCATTGcaaaatattagaaattcaTAGTTTTCAAAGTATTAAGGTCTTTGTgaaaattgattgattattGTTTTTGTAAACTTTCGTTAAGTGGGAGTGTTGTAAATGTATACCAAAAGAGAACGAGAACTCTGCACTCTATGTTTTAACTTGTTTCTATGTTCTAAGTTTAATGTCTACGCTACGCATCAGTTAGTCTCCCTCTTCAGTCTCTTCCCACTGTTGTATACAACAAACATTTTATACCGTGGAGTCATAGaataaaaactgataatatcaaagtgatacctagaactgaatttaaattaaagagactttatagtaatttgaaagataggatagaaactgaaaagaaaagctgtgttgtatacagaataccctgtcaaaattgtgatgaggtgtatatcggacaaacatcccaacaacttaaaagaagaataacccaacatattagcgacattaagaatcctagaaagatatgtgcactggcagaacatgtaagatcagttgaccatcgaatggactatgattcggtgacagtcttggagtgcgaggagaatatgagaaaaagatgtttcctggagatgattcacattaagcgacatgaaaattccatgaactacagaaaggatatagagaatataagcaacatttattcatatctgatacattcaaaccaacttagtgagagtgagttgttgatctcaagttctatgttctcgaatgtcagttgaagatctatgatgttctatgaacccgacctaacccctttcgttttttacgcagttatcagatggatgaagaaagttttttaaaaagaagttttcaagagaataaggaagtgtgtgataaaaaaagacgttattgtattagagactattttgtgttcaaaaataattaaattttttcctccaaatctgtataagattcagtgcaacttaagatctggtaactcttcgcatttcggtgcgttttaacatgttgtcttttctgcaatgtttgtgttatatttgtatgttgtttgttttatagaagtcctgaagaagatcccaaccaaggatcgaaacgtcgactgatgaaataaagaagatagtaacaattgaagttttccaacaccccttaaaccattgtttattgtttatatatatatatatatatatatatatatatatatatatatatatatatatatatatatatatatatatatatatatatatcgttcTCTTTTGGTATACATTTACAACACTCCCACTTAACGAAAGTTTACAAAAACaataatcaatcaattttcACAAAGACCTTAATACTTTGAAAACTAtgaatttgtaatattttgcaaTGGCTTTGTCAATATATCAGCAACCATCTTATCAGTTGGCATAtacattgaattaattttaatttcagtCACCGCATCttccaaaaaatataaattaatatctattTGTATGGTTCTATCATGAAAGACTGGATTACTCGCTAACTTCTTGGCAATCTGATTGTCGTTATATATGCATATACGGTCCAATTTTCCCGTCAGCTCACAGAACGTTGTTCAAATagatagtaatagtaatagtaaattTTATTCGCCATCAAGAAAGAATTACATGGCACGTCATATAAACACATTCAGCAATATTacataatgagaaaaaaaacatactaatataaatataaacatcAGTTAACACAGTTTAACAAGTTAAAATTCAATCCATCAACACGCTGAAGATAATACAAGTCAGAACTCGAATCTCAAAAACTCGTCCACAGAATAAAATACGTTCTCCAACAACAAATTCTTGACATTTCTTTGAAGAGCTGAACCTGGCAAACTCTTCATAGATTGAGGAAGCTTGTTGTACAGTTTAATGCACCAGTAATTCACTGCAATTTGAGTGGATTTAGctctatgaaaattgctcctgaACTCATCTCTGTGTCTGGTGTTGTACGAATGGCAATCGCTGACTTGAGTGAACCCATTTTTGTTTGAGTGAACAAATTTCAAGCACTCCAGAATGAAAACGGAGACAATGGTAAGTATCCTATGCTTCTTAAATAGTTCTCGACAGCTATGTGTTTTTGGTACACCACTCAAAATTCTTACTGCCTCCTTTTGTTTCAGGAAAATCCGATCAAGACCTGGACTATGCCCCCATATCAGTATCCCATATGTCGCCACAGAGTGAAAGTTGGAAAAATAAGTCAGCTTACAGACATTATCGGTAGAGATGGCCTTCATACGCCTCATAGTAAAAAGGGCTGTCGACAGTTTCCTGGTAAGTAATGAGATATGCCCCTTCCAACAAAGATCATTCTCCAAGGTTATCCCAAGTAGGTTCAAACTACGTTTTTCTTTGTtgtttaaattgaaattcagtctTTGAATTTTATCTCTATTCAATTTTAGACCATTAAAGGTAAACCAGTCCTCCGCAACTCGCAGGGTCTCATTACACACACGCTCCAGTTCCTCCCGTGAAGAAGCAATATTGAGAAAGGATGTATCATCTGCATATAAACTCGTTGCCTCGCACGGAACATTTCCTGGTAAGTCATTAATGTACACAATGAACAACAAAGGACCCAGTATCGATCCCTGTGGGACTCCCACATTTATCTCTCTAATTCCAGAGTTCATACCCTTCCATGTGACCACCTGCTTTCTATCAGTTAAGTATGATCTGATGAATTTCAAAGCTATACCTCTCACTCCATAGTACTCCATCTTCTCAAGCAGTATTTCCCTGTCAACACAGTCAAAAGCCTTACTGAGATCTAACGCAAGTATTTCAGGGTGTAGATGATGGTCTAAAGCCTCTGTGACTCCAGCAATGAGTTCAACTATTGCTGAAGTAGTGGATCGCTTCGATCTAAAACCATGTTGAGAGTCAGAAATACAGGAATGTTCATCTAGGAAGGATAGTAAGCGTTTTCtcagaatttcttcaaaaactttAGATATAATTGGCAGGATCGACACTGGGCGATAATTGCCCTCTTCATCCACATCATCCTTTTTATGAACTGGGACCACTCTAGCAATCTTCAATTCCTGAGGGAATATTCCTTGTTCCATGCACATATTCAAAACTTCACAGAGAGCATCTGAAAGAATCGGATATATCTGCTTGAACAATTCAGAATTGAGCCCATACACATCccctgattttttatttttgagattgcaGACAATATTCGATACTTCGCTAGCTGTTGTTGGCTCTAAAAACATTGACTGACAGGAGGATGATAACCTGCCTTTGTTCTTCCTCAACATAGTTGATGCCTGATCCACAGAAGGGTTACACTGTTTCGAGATAATTTCTCCAATTTCcgagaagaatttattgaatttctcaGCATTCAAGACGCTGACATTCTCGGTATTTTCCTTCGATTTACCCGTTTGGTTCCTGATGATATTCCAAATAGCTCTAGTCTTATTTTCAGCTAGCTGTACATGCATCTCATTCCGATATCTTCTAATATTCGTGTAATATTCTCGTAGATGACGTTTGAGAACACTCAGTAATTCCCATGAGGCTTTATCCTTCCTTACCTCATATATAGTTTGAGCAGCCTCGATTGCCCTGTGAAGTCCCTCGTTCTTATTTTTGAGCTTGTCAGAATTTCTTAGAGAACTGGTGTTTTTAACGACTATTTTTGGGAAGCAGTCATCAAAACAGCCTTGGAGTGCAGAATGAAAGTTCTCATAGTATTTTGCAGCATTATTATCCCTTACACTTTCCCAGTTTATCTCAGCCAGTGAAATTTTGAACCTTTGTATATTTCGACTATTTATACTGTACTTCATTTTAGTTACTAATTTACTTCCAGATACAACAAGAGGCATTGACACGATCTGGGCACGATGATCTGAAAAATATGGATCAATAGTTTTGTGTTGGTAAGTAGAGTTGTCATAATCTGTGAAAATGTTATCAATGCATGACTGCGTGAGTCTGCTGATACGACTAGGTTCACTAAAAATCCGACTCAGTCCATATGACTCAAAAAGTTCAATAATATCAGCTCGCTGACGACTCtctttcaaaaaatctatattgAAATCACCAGTGACGTACATATtatgatttgatttcaaattcgACAAAATATTCAGACTTTCGTTAAGTCTCGAGAGAAAATCATCAAAGTTTCCCTTTGGAGGCCTGTATATGGCcaatataaacaattttttctcaacTATTCGGACTGACGTCATTTCTATATGATTTTCTAACGATTTTTCTTTAATTGACCTGATTTGTTCATATTTTTGGTCATTTTTTAGGATTATAGCAGTTCCTCCATAGACACCTCCTCCTCTAGAGAAACAATCAGCCACAACGAAATTAGCAGGAACAATTCGCTGAAGAATGTCCACGGTCGTCCAATGCTCAGTAAAACAAGCAATACTTATCTTGTTCTCAATGAGAAAATGTTGCATAATATCTACTTTATTTTTAACTGATTGTAAATTAAGATTACATACTACAAACGTTTCCTGTTTTTTACTTGCCTTTATTTTCTTTTGTCCCTCGAAAAAATCTGTACCTTTTAACAACAATATTTTCAGGCCAGTTTTCACATTTATATAATTCATCAGTCATATTGATATCTGCACTTACCCTAAAAGAGCTGCTATGGGCATTCTCTCTCTGTGGAAGTTTCTCTACTGTGAATTGCCTTGTAGGAAATTTGCTTTTGAGGTAGCTATGGACCGTCTCTTCCTTTGTATCAACATTTGCACGTCCCACATATATCCAAGCCTTTCTTTGGGAACTCACGAAAGTTGTGCTTGATTCAGTTCCCATTATGATTGATTCCCTCCGTAGATCGCTTTTTGATACCTGTGTTTCCCCAGTATTGGGCATCCTGCATTTTTCCTCAGCTTGTCTCATTTTCCTTGGTTTACCTGAGAGAATTTCGGAATTTTCAGTAGTAACGGCAACATCGCCTTTCATTTCTCTTGTATTGGTTTTGTTTACATTCATCATTGATTTTTGCAGTTCGATAATacacttttgattttcaattaccTCCATCAGGCATGATGTCTTCTCAGAAGAAGCGTCTAATTTTGTTTTTAGAATTTCCAATTCGCTTTTC
It includes:
- the LOC123671201 gene encoding uncharacterized protein LOC123671201 — encoded protein: MSESIRKHINVWSEDGLHGSSGDSSQLNLETSIQFVKLKSELEILKTKLDASSEKTSCLMEVIENQKCIIELQKSMMNVNKTNTREMKGDVAVTTENSEILSGKPRKMRQAEEKCRMPNTGETQVSKSDLRRESIIMGTESSTTFVSSQRKAWIYVGRANVDTKEETVHSYLKSKFPTRQFTVEKLPQRENAHSSSFRIVSMPLVVSGSKLVTKMKYSINSRNIQRFKISLAEINWESVRDNNAAKYYENFHSALQGCFDDCFPKIVVKNTSSLRNSDKLKNKNEGLHRAIEAAQTIYEVRKDKASWELLSVLKRHLREYYTNIRRYRNEMHVQLAENKTRAIWNIIRNQTGKSKENTENVSVLNAEKFNKFFSEIGEIISKQCNPSVDQASTMLRKNKGRLSSSCQSMFLEPTTASEVSNIVCNLKNKKSGDVYGLNSELFKQIYPILSDALCEVLNMCMEQGIFPQELKIARVVPVHKKDDVDEEGNYRPVSILPIISKVFEEILRKRLLSFLDEHSCISDSQHGFRSKRSTTSAIVELIAGVTEALDHHLHPEILALDLSKAFDCVDREILLEKMEYYGVRGIALKFIRSYLTDRKQVVTWKGMNSGIREINVGVPQGSILGPLLFIVYINDLPGNVPCEATSLYADDTSFLNIASSREELERVCNETLRVAEDWFTFNGLKLNRDKIQRLNFNLNNKEKRSLNLLGITLENDLCWKGHISLLTRKLSTALFTMRRMKAISTDNVCKLTYFSNFHSVATYGILIWGHSPGLDRIFLKQKEAVRILSGVPKTHSCRELFKKHRILTIVSVFILECLKFVHSNKNGFTQVSDCHSYNTRHRDEFRSNFHRAKSTQIAVNYWCIKLYNKLPQSMKSLPGSALQRNVKNLLLENVFYSVDEFLRFEF